In Natranaerobius thermophilus JW/NM-WN-LF, the genomic stretch CTCTTTTAAAATCTAATTTTTAGGGGGATGGGAGTTTGTTATGCTTTGTAAATGTTCAACCTAACGACATCGAACAAGAAGTTTACGATTTAGCAAACCAAGCTCTCCAATGTAAAGATGATTTTAAGGTAATAACCGACGTTATATACTTCGCGAGTAACCAAACAAAATTCAATGAAATTATTGGAGATATGAAAAATGAGGTTGAAGACAGTACAATTAATGTAATAGAAGAGTTCTATGATACTACTGACATAGGTAATCGTAGAGGAGATTTTGTAGAAATTTTGGTTTCTAATGGGCTAAAAAGGTCTGGATATTCAAAAGAAAAGGATTGCGTACCTTATTATAACTGTGAAGAAATAAAAGTTTATTATAATGGCAAAAAACTTAAAAATAATATCGATATTGCTTTTTGGAAAACTGATGAAGCGGAACTTTTTGAATGTAAATCAAAGTTACAATCTTTTTTAAAAAGAGGGAGAAACGCACGTGATAAGGTCATATATTTGAATGAAATTAGTATTAGGCTAGAACAGATACTTTTAAGTGTTAATACATACCTAGTTGATTTATCAGAAAACGATTTTATTTTTAATAAATATTTATCTAATAATTTACTAGAAGAATATAAAAACAGGAATAATTGTGAAATTAAGTTAACTCATGGTGTTAGTATAAATTCTTGGACACATCATGGTTAAGTCACTTACAATATTAATAACGAAAGGATGTGTCCAGTAATGAGTAATAAGAGATATAATGAAGACTTCAAAAGAACAATTGTAGATTTATATAATTCAGGTAGTTCTGTGAAGGATTTGTCTAGCGAATATGGTGTGACAGAGGTTACTATTTATAAATGGATCAAAGATTTCTCTCCAAACCAACAATCTGGCAGTGAGGGAGCCACTTCAAAAGATGTGGAAGAAATGCAAAAAGAAATGGCTCGCTTGAAAGAGGAGAATGAAATCTTAAAAAAGGCTATGACCATATTCGCCAAAAAGTAGACAATACAGAGCTTACTGAATTTATAAAAGAACAAAAGGACGAGCATACTATCAAAGCTATTTGTGATGCTCTAGACTTTCCGAGAAGTACTTATTACGAAACAATAAATCGAGTTGAATCTAATCGTGACAAAGAAAACAGAGAACTATTAGATCAAATAACTCAAATTCATAAAAACAGTAAAAAGCGATATGGTGCACCAAAGATCCACGCTGTGCTAATCAATAAAGGATACAAAGTCAGCTTAAAAAGAGTCCAACGATTAATGAGAAAAGAGGGTATCAAATCAATTGTCAGGAAAAAATATCGGCCTTATCCTAGTAGAGAAAAAGTAGTCGAACGAGAGAATCTCCTAAAACAAGACTTTTCAACTACATTTGTCAATCAAAAGTGGGTTACTGATATTACATACATTGATACTGTTAAAGACGGCTGGTGCTACTTAGCCTCTGTAATGGATTTACACACCCATAAAATTGTTGGATACTCTTTTAGCAAGACCATGACAACAGATTTAGTTATTAAAGCTGTTAAAAATGCTTATGATACACAGAAACCTGGCAATGGACTTATTCTACATAGTGATCTAGGTACCCAGTACACTAGCGATGACTTTAAGCGTTTTTTAAGGTACAAAGGGATCAAGCAATCATTTAGCAGAAAAGGCTGCCCTTATGACAATGCACATATCGAATCATTTCATGCTACTTTGAAAAAGGAAGAAGTTAACCATGTTAAGTACTTAGACTTCAAATCGGCTGAAATTGCTCTATTTAGGTTCATTGAGAGCTGGTACAACAGAACAAGAATCCATGGAAGTTTGGAGTTTTTAACTCCTCAACATGTTGAGGATCTAGCAAAGCAATCTGCTTAATACTTAACTTTTTGGTGTCCAAAATTTTGACCTAAGTCCATCATATTAATAAAACTAAATTATCAGATTTCATTTTTAATGGTTAGTTAACTTAACAAGAAAGCTCTTGTAAAATAAAATTAACCTTGTTCGATAATAAAAATAAGGGATCTCTGACCCGATATCTCAGGAGATCCCTTATTTATTGTTGCTATCTTAATTTCTATTAGTCCAAACAACATTTTTTGTACTTTTTACCGCTTCCGCAGGGGCAAGGTTCATTTCTACCTATTTTTTTGCCAACCCTTCTTGGCTTATTTTTTTGGTTGGAAATATACCTCTTTTGGGATTTTCCTTTCTTTTGATGCAGCTCACTGGGGGTGTGTCCATTATGTTCCCACAACCTAGTGTTATTAGAAAGATCTATCACAAGCTGCATGACTTCGTGAGCTTGTTCTTCACTGTCAAATTCCACCCCTCTATTGTTAAATTCCTCAAAGACCTTGTTTAATGAAAACCCGAACTGGCAAATAACCTGAATATCTTCACACAAACCTTCAGCTGCAGCCTTGTCCCCATCAAAAATATTTTCCGTCAAATAGTTTAATAGGGCTTTATATTCTTTATTAACCTCAAAATAGGTATCGTTTTTATACTTTAATAGCTCTTTCTTCGGTGGAATGTAGAACGGTTTACCTATGCGTTGATTTAATTGATATTCAAACTCATCAAATTCTATCAGTGACTCGGAGACGAAATAGTCTTCGTGTATTTCAACAAAACTATTATCAAGCTCTTCAGGGGGCTCTTCCATTAATGAGTCAATTATATCTGTGTTTATTTGATCATTGTTTTGCATATTATAAATTTCTATCACTTTATCCTTATGAACAAGACCGTATAAATTGGTCAGAGATATAATGTAGTCTAAAACTAGCTGATTCATATTTTCACCTCTCAATTATCTAATAGTTTTTTGGTCACGGAATATGAATTTAAGATTCATCAACACAAAACATCCCCGCGCTGAAACAATATAAAATCATAATAAATTCCATGTATTTCTTTAGCAAACTTTTTAAATCCGAAAGGTTTTCTGTTAAAATCCGATAAACCGTTTCTTTTTCTATTTCTAAATAATCGTGAACTAATACATTTCTCATACCAATTATCCTGATAAATAAATCTTTCTCTTTATCATTGATATAACTATTATCATACAGGATGACTGGTATATCCCGATTCCCTATTCACCATTCATAATCCTCTCCTTTAAATACTTCCTTTGAACTTCCAGATATGGTTTGAAGTCGAGATATTGGCGAATCACAAGGGAAAAGTAACTGTGTACATCGAAATCGTCATCTGCATAGAGAATTTTGTTATGTTTTATCACTTCATACCTACCTACAATTGACATGTCATTTAGTATTGCAAGATCGACATTGTCATAGCCAAGTTCAACTAATCCTGCCAATAATTCTATCTTTTTGTCATGATTATTGGTACCATCTTTTAAAAGTACAGCAATGTCTATATCGCTCATACTATTATTTCTTCCTACCGCACAGGAACCAAATAGATATGCAGCTTTTATTTCACCGAATTGGGAAAAATAAGTACTCAGGTCATCAAAAAGTTTAGTCATACCATCACACCTTTGACTATTTCGTTTTATAACCTCTAGATTAAGTATACCAAAAATAATTCCAAATATCATCAAAGCGCATTTCGTGTTGAATTGTTTTATTATACCTTTATTTATTCAGTACAAATTGATTAAGATTAAACATTTATATTTTAATGCCATATACACATAAGTTGGATGTATATTTTGCATAGTTCTATGTTTAACTGAGAATTCCTTTCATCCCAGAATAAAGTAGCAATTTAGGAAAATTTAGTTATTGGAACTACTTTATAGGATTCTATTCGTCATAAAATTTTAAGAGTATTATTAGCTTAATTTTAGAGGTTAGACTATATATCAATAATCAGGAGGTGGCTTTAGATTGAAAGTCTTAGTACTTTTATTGGGTCTACTGTTGTCTGTTACAGCCCTTGGCAGTCCATCAGCACTGGCCGAAGAGGTTTCAGAAGACCTCAATCTAACTGAAGAAGAAGCAATCGAAATAGCAGAAAATATTCACCCCCTAACCGAAGAACTTAACTTAGAACGAAGCGATTACCTTGAAAGACAGGGGATATGGTACTTAAACTATCAATCTGACCCGTATGAAGAAAAGCACTATACCCTATCCTTTAATATTTGCGATGAAGATGAAGTAATAGATACTATATCATTTATACACGAGACTACCCAGAAGATGAGCTTGATTATATCAGCCGGGATGAAGGTGAGGACATAGCAAAAGAATTTTTAAGAGATATGGGATACGACCTAGAAGAACAAGAAAATTTTGAATTACAGCCAGGAGAACTTCAAGTATCTGAAAGTCCAGAACATTATATCTCAGATATCAGCCACAGGTACGAATACAGTCAAACAGTTCATGGTTATGAAACAGACAATCACATTTCAGTAGGTGTTAGTGCCAGGACCGGTCATGTATCAGGACTCAACAATAATTATGATCCCGATCTAGAGTTTGAAGAACCTGAAAAAGTTCTAGATGAAGAGAGAGCAGAAGAGCTATTCATTGAAGCCGGAGGAACAATGGCTTATAGAACAGATGCCGATAATGAAGAATTTATCCTTACCTATTCCCCCATTGTAGGGCGTGAAGTAAAAGTTGACGGAAAAACCGGGGATTATCTAACTGAAGATGGTGAAGTCTTAGACCTTGATGAAGTTCAAGATAAAAGGACGGAAATAGATCTGGATATGGGTGCCCCTTCCCCTGACAAACTGGATGAGCCCATAGACAGGCGTGAAGATAGGGATAGAATCGAGGATAAAGTGAAAGAAGTGGTAGATTCCCTTTTCGAGGTTGAAGGTGAACTGTCTAATTCTGGAGGCAGTAGTACTAGATCCCGGGGGAATGTTACCTTTGAACATGTAAGACATGACTATGATGTAGATGATCCCAGGATAGAGTTGAGTGTAGGTTTTGAAACAGAATACGGTTATCTGTATGAAATCCGGGTTAACTCTAGAGGGGATGATCCCCTGGTGGCCTTAGGTGGAGAAGAATATACCAAGGAGATTTCCAAAGCCCTAGCTGAATTAGAAGAAGATGAATCAGAAGAGAACTTTGAACAAGTAGGAAGAATGTACTTAGAAAAGCTTGCCCCGGAATTTGTAGATTATCTGGATTATGATATTTCTTTAGAAAGTGATCAAGAAGATTTTGGTGACGCCTACAGGCTTCGCTTTCCCATGAAGGCCTATGGGATACCTCTATCATACAGTTCCTTGGAATTGATTATCTGTCAAGATAGTGGAAAACTTTCCAGGTTTAATGCCAGAACACCTATAACCGGAGACTATATTGAAAAACCAGAAGATGTTGTGTCTGAAAAGGATGCCCTTGAAAGATACCTGGAAGAAACAAAGATCGAACCTAACTACGATAATAATGGAGATTTTGTATTTGAATATGATAACAAGGAATACAATCGAGTAAATGCAGTGACAGGAGAACTAGTAGAAGGCTATACCGGGGAAGTATATGAATTTCCCGAAATTACAGCTGCCCAGGATGAACACCTGATAGAATGGATGAGTGTTCTTGGAATATTTATGCCCGATGAGGACCAGGTAATCGATGCCAAGGAAATGGTCAGCCGAGGTGAAGCTGCTCGTGTCATCAGCGCTTTGACAGATACTCCCTATCCTACTACACCAGGTCCGGGATATCAGGAAGAAGAGGAAGAAATGACATTTACCGATGTAACTAAGGACCATCCTGATTATCACGCTATAAAAGAAATATATGATCTGGAGCTGATTCCTGAAAGTATGTTAGCTGGTGAGGACTCGGATGAATACAGACCGGAGCAAAATATAACCAGGGAAGAACTAGCCCAGATGATAGTCAAAACAATGAACATGGATGTCATCACCAGAAAAGATGACGAAATGGAAGTAGCCCTTGAAATCAAAGACCGAGATGAAATTGATGATAAGTTATGGAACGATGTGGCCTTGGTAGTGGGCTTGGATATCTTACCCCTAGAAGATAGTAAATTTAGGCCTAAAGAGTCTTTAACCAAAAATGAAATGGCTCAAGTTTTTGATAGATTGATTGATCTGGGGAGGTTTGTACAATGATAGCTAATGGCGTTATAAAAAACTTAAAAACCATAATGTGTTTAGCTGCTTGTTTGATATCTTGTTTAATATTAATTTCTACTGGAGCAATTACCCAGGTAAATGCAGCACACTACGGCGAAGAACAGGTGGTTGAAGAAGAAGTCGTTGAAACAGATTCCGATGATATAATAATCGAGGAAGAAATCGAAGAGCCAGATAAAAGCCATGAACTAGAAGGTAAACAACAAGAAATAGATAAAGAGATTAGGTCACAGCTGGAGTTATTGTCAGATTACAGGCTGGATGATGTAGAAAAACACCGCTTTGAAGAAGATAAATTACACTACAGATACATGCTCGAAGATGTGGAAGTCAGAGTTGATTATGATAAGCAAGAAAATATAATCACAGAAGTCAATAAAACAATGTTTACAAGAGATGATCCGAAACTGGCCCAGGTAACTGCTGACGAAGCCGAGGACACTGCTCTGAAATATGTAGAAACACTGTATCCCGAACTATTGGATGATGAAAAGTTAAATGAAAATCCTTTAGTAGACAGAGAACTGGATGACAGCCAAAGAGGGGCTTCAAATTATGAATTTACATTCATGAGAATTCACGATGGGATACCCGTACAAGATGAAGGAGTGACCGTAGAAATTAATGCAGTAACCGGTGAGCTGAGCCGAATTGAAAAAGACTTTTCTAAACCCGATAAATTCATTTCCCTTGAAGAAACCGTGTCAAAGGAGGAGGCAAAGGATAAAGCAAAAGATGAGGCCAAAGAAAAGTTAATGGAGGACTTACCCCTCAAGAAAGTATATCTCCCGGCCTTGGATGACAATGAATTCCAAGAACCCAATTTATTTTATACCCTCTTTGGTCAGTTGGGTGTTGAACACACAGGTATAATCCGTACTAACTATCTTGTAGATGCCAATAGCGGAGATATGATAAGCCGTGGTTTTTATGAAATTGATGGGGACAAATTAGATGAAGTATTAGCTGAGGATGGAAGCTTAAGTGACGAATTCTTATCAGATAAAGGTGTCACTATAGATGGTAGTGAAAGAACCGAGGAAATCACAGAAGAAAAGGCCGTAGAACTGGCAGAAGACTTTGTAAACGCCCTTGGATTTGAAGGATTTGAAGTAGAAGATGTTGATGAAACAGAAGGTGTCAGGCGCTCTCCTCTAGGGAGCGAAGATGATAGACTGTTATATGAAGTGAATTTAGAACATGAAGATGTTGATGAATTTAGGCAGTTAAGTGTGAAAATCTGCCAGGAACAAGGGGATATTTACTATTATGACATAGACCGTAATACCATGGTTCAGGTGATAGACGATATAATAGAAGACCGACCCGAAAAAATCAATATTGATGAAGAGTCAGAAAAAACCTTGAATAAATTGTCACCCGCTTCTGATGCGAAGCTTATAAATAGCCTGGAACTAAATGCAGTAGAAGTTGATGAAGAGGAAACAATGCATTTTATTATAGAAAATCCTGAAGACTATGATCCCGGATCAACTTCCAGGGGCGCAGAGTATAGCAAGGTGGTAAATAATATCCCCGTGAAAACAGCAGGTTACAACTTGCAGATCGATATGGCTACGGGATTAGCAAATAGGATGATCTATATTCCACTAATAGAAAATGAACTTCCAGACCCTCAAGAAACAGACATTACATTAGAAGAAGCCAGGGAAAAACTAGTTTCAGAACTAGATTTAGAACTGGTATATATCCCTCACCGGTCAGAAACCGGGGAAGAATTAATGAAAATCCATGAAGATCCAGACCGAGAGCCAACAGTTAAAATGCGCCCTGCTTTTAAACTTTCACCTTATGCCTTTACAGCCAGTTATGATGAAGGTGCCCCCTATGTTCATGCAGATTCTGGTGAGCTTTATAATTTCGAAGGAACTTCTTTTATAGATAAGGAAATTTTCGAACTGGTTGAGGATGGGCACTGGGCAGCTTCCTATCTGGAACTGGCACTGGCCCAGGGTCTACTTCCCTTAAGACAGGGAGAGCTATTACCCGATGAAGATATAACTAAAGAGGAAGTTAGTGTACTACTTGCTCAAATAATTTATATGAGAGACAGGAGTCCAGAGGTTCCGGAAGAGCCCTATTTTGATAATGTGGGCGAAGATCATCCCCACTTTGAAGCAATTCAGTTACTTACCAAAAAAGATATCTTTGACAAAGGGCAGGAAACATTTCCTTTAGACGAAACAATCAACAGAGAACAAATGGCAGAGCTCATTGTCAAAAGCCTGGACCTGGATATTTTAATGGTCGATAATCTGGAATTTCCCCTTAAATTTGAAGATGTAGATGAAATCTCTTTAAACAAGAAGGACTGTGTAGGTCTAGTAACGTGGCTAGATATTATGAATGGAGATGGAGATAAGTTTTCACCAAAAGATAAACTAAGTAGAGCAGAAGCTGTAACGATGCTCTATAGGATTGATGAGATTGAAGAGTTGAAAAATTAATGAACTGACATCGAAATGTATCCGAGATCCGAGATGTATCAAGGAATTAATTAACCCCGGGACGACAGGGATAAACCTGTTCCCGGGGTAAATATTTGGTTACGATGTATTTTGTTAGGATTTTTTTGTTATGGTTTTATTAACAGCGCTTATCAGTTAAATCAATTCCCTTTACACTAGTTTTTACGGCTAGTCATGGCCAAACCGTGACCGAGTAGTCTCTGAAACAATATAAAATCATAATAATTCCATGTATTTCTTTAGCAAACTTTTTAAATCCGAAAGGTTTTCTGTTAAAATCCGATAAACCGTTTCTTTTTCTATGTCTAAATAATCGTGAACTAATACATTTCTCATACCAATTATCCTGATAAATAAGTCTTTCTCTTTATCATTGATATAATTATTATCATACAGGATGACTGGTATATCCCGATATACATTAACAGTACCCAAATTATCAGCACTTATTATGTGATTTCCGATGTCTATTAAAGCTTCAATTGTTAGATGGAGAAACCTTTCTACACTGCCAAATACCATTTTATTATTTTTATACTCTTCTAAACTGTATTTGACATTTATTTCTTCCAAAAAGTCAATATATTCTTTGGCTTTTTCTATTCTTTTTTGCAACGATTCCCTATTCACCATTCATAATCCTCTCCTTTAAATATTTCCTTTGAACTTCCAGATATGGTTTGAAGTCGAGATATTGGCGAATCACAAGGGAAGAGTAACTGTGTACATCGAAATCGTCATCTGC encodes the following:
- a CDS encoding IS3 family transposase (programmed frameshift); the protein is MSNKRYNEDFKRTIVDLYNSGSSVKDLSSEYGVTEVTIYKWIKDFSPNQQSGSEGATSKDVEEMQKEMARLKEENEILKKGYDHIRQKVDNTELTEFIKEQKDEHTIKAICDALDFPRSTYYETINRVESNRDKENRELLDQITQIHKNSKKRYGAPKIHAVLINKGYKVSLKRVQRLMRKEGIKSIVRKKYRPYPSREKVVERENLLKQDFSTTFVNQKWVTDITYIDTVKDGWCYLASVMDLHTHKIVGYSFSKTMTTDLVIKAVKNAYDTQKPGNGLILHSDLGTQYTSDDFKRFLRYKGIKQSFSRKGCPYDNAHIESFHATLKKEEVNHVKYLDFKSAEIALFRFIESWYNRTRIHGSLEFLTPQHVEDLAKQSA
- a CDS encoding YecA family protein → MNQLVLDYIISLTNLYGLVHKDKVIEIYNMQNNDQINTDIIDSLMEEPPEELDNSFVEIHEDYFVSESLIEFDEFEYQLNQRIGKPFYIPPKKELLKYKNDTYFEVNKEYKALLNYLTENIFDGDKAAAEGLCEDIQVICQFGFSLNKVFEEFNNRGVEFDSEEQAHEVMQLVIDLSNNTRLWEHNGHTPSELHQKKGKSQKRYISNQKNKPRRVGKKIGRNEPCPCGSGKKYKKCCLD
- a CDS encoding DUF86 domain-containing protein gives rise to the protein MGNRDIPVILYDNSYINDKEKDLFIRIIGMRNVLVHDYLEIEKETVYRILTENLSDLKSLLKKYMEFIMILYCFSAGMFCVDES
- the mntA gene encoding type VII toxin-antitoxin system MntA family adenylyltransferase antitoxin, translating into MTKLFDDLSTYFSQFGEIKAAYLFGSCAVGRNNSMSDIDIAVLLKDGTNNHDKKIELLAGLVELGYDNVDLAILNDMSIVGRYEVIKHNKILYADDDFDVHSYFSLVIRQYLDFKPYLEVQRKYLKERIMNGE
- a CDS encoding S-layer homology domain-containing protein; this translates as MGYDLEEQENFELQPGELQVSESPEHYISDISHRYEYSQTVHGYETDNHISVGVSARTGHVSGLNNNYDPDLEFEEPEKVLDEERAEELFIEAGGTMAYRTDADNEEFILTYSPIVGREVKVDGKTGDYLTEDGEVLDLDEVQDKRTEIDLDMGAPSPDKLDEPIDRREDRDRIEDKVKEVVDSLFEVEGELSNSGGSSTRSRGNVTFEHVRHDYDVDDPRIELSVGFETEYGYLYEIRVNSRGDDPLVALGGEEYTKEISKALAELEEDESEENFEQVGRMYLEKLAPEFVDYLDYDISLESDQEDFGDAYRLRFPMKAYGIPLSYSSLELIICQDSGKLSRFNARTPITGDYIEKPEDVVSEKDALERYLEETKIEPNYDNNGDFVFEYDNKEYNRVNAVTGELVEGYTGEVYEFPEITAAQDEHLIEWMSVLGIFMPDEDQVIDAKEMVSRGEAARVISALTDTPYPTTPGPGYQEEEEEMTFTDVTKDHPDYHAIKEIYDLELIPESMLAGEDSDEYRPEQNITREELAQMIVKTMNMDVITRKDDEMEVALEIKDRDEIDDKLWNDVALVVGLDILPLEDSKFRPKESLTKNEMAQVFDRLIDLGRFVQ
- a CDS encoding YcdB/YcdC domain-containing protein, translated to MIANGVIKNLKTIMCLAACLISCLILISTGAITQVNAAHYGEEQVVEEEVVETDSDDIIIEEEIEEPDKSHELEGKQQEIDKEIRSQLELLSDYRLDDVEKHRFEEDKLHYRYMLEDVEVRVDYDKQENIITEVNKTMFTRDDPKLAQVTADEAEDTALKYVETLYPELLDDEKLNENPLVDRELDDSQRGASNYEFTFMRIHDGIPVQDEGVTVEINAVTGELSRIEKDFSKPDKFISLEETVSKEEAKDKAKDEAKEKLMEDLPLKKVYLPALDDNEFQEPNLFYTLFGQLGVEHTGIIRTNYLVDANSGDMISRGFYEIDGDKLDEVLAEDGSLSDEFLSDKGVTIDGSERTEEITEEKAVELAEDFVNALGFEGFEVEDVDETEGVRRSPLGSEDDRLLYEVNLEHEDVDEFRQLSVKICQEQGDIYYYDIDRNTMVQVIDDIIEDRPEKINIDEESEKTLNKLSPASDAKLINSLELNAVEVDEEETMHFIIENPEDYDPGSTSRGAEYSKVVNNIPVKTAGYNLQIDMATGLANRMIYIPLIENELPDPQETDITLEEAREKLVSELDLELVYIPHRSETGEELMKIHEDPDREPTVKMRPAFKLSPYAFTASYDEGAPYVHADSGELYNFEGTSFIDKEIFELVEDGHWAASYLELALAQGLLPLRQGELLPDEDITKEEVSVLLAQIIYMRDRSPEVPEEPYFDNVGEDHPHFEAIQLLTKKDIFDKGQETFPLDETINREQMAELIVKSLDLDILMVDNLEFPLKFEDVDEISLNKKDCVGLVTWLDIMNGDGDKFSPKDKLSRAEAVTMLYRIDEIEELKN
- the hepT gene encoding type VII toxin-antitoxin system HepT family RNase toxin, which translates into the protein MVNRESLQKRIEKAKEYIDFLEEINVKYSLEEYKNNKMVFGSVERFLHLTIEALIDIGNHIISADNLGTVNVYRDIPVILYDNNYINDKEKDLFIRIIGMRNVLVHDYLDIEKETVYRILTENLSDLKSLLKKYMELL